A genome region from Thermomonospora amylolytica includes the following:
- a CDS encoding GNAT family N-acetyltransferase → MLGATPVRVLDDRHRDKVLEILDADPVSNVFVSSRVHAVGLDPGRLGAQMWGYVRDGRLTALCYSGANLIPINADAEAIRAFAERARRQGRRCSSIVGQIDAVNLLWELLGPYWGRPRAIRGVQPVMATSRPAPVPPDPKVRRVRVDEFDIVYPACVDMFTEEVGVSPNTGDGGVLYRARVAELIRAGRAFARIEDGRVVFKAEIGAATPYACQVQGVWVHPELRGRGLSVSGMAALVDEALRSIAPTVSLYVNDYNAPARAAYRRVGFEEVDTFMSILF, encoded by the coding sequence ATGCTGGGAGCGACGCCGGTCCGGGTCCTGGACGATCGGCACAGGGACAAGGTCCTGGAGATCCTGGACGCCGACCCGGTGTCGAACGTGTTCGTGAGCTCCCGCGTGCACGCGGTGGGCCTGGACCCCGGCAGGCTCGGCGCCCAGATGTGGGGCTACGTCCGGGACGGCCGGCTGACCGCGCTGTGCTACTCGGGCGCCAACCTGATCCCCATCAACGCCGACGCCGAGGCGATCCGGGCGTTCGCCGAGCGGGCCCGCCGCCAGGGCCGGCGGTGCTCGTCGATCGTGGGGCAGATCGACGCGGTGAACCTGCTGTGGGAACTGCTCGGCCCGTACTGGGGGCGGCCCCGGGCGATCCGGGGGGTGCAGCCGGTGATGGCCACCTCCAGGCCCGCGCCGGTCCCGCCCGACCCCAAGGTGCGCCGGGTGCGCGTGGACGAGTTCGACATCGTCTACCCGGCCTGCGTGGACATGTTCACCGAGGAGGTCGGCGTCTCCCCGAACACCGGGGACGGCGGGGTGCTGTACCGGGCGCGGGTGGCCGAGCTGATCCGGGCGGGGCGCGCGTTCGCCCGGATCGAGGACGGCCGGGTGGTGTTCAAGGCCGAGATCGGCGCCGCCACCCCGTACGCCTGCCAGGTGCAGGGCGTGTGGGTGCATCCGGAGCTGCGCGGCCGGGGCCTGTCGGTGAGCGGCATGGCGGCGCTGGTGGACGAGGCGCTGCGGTCGATCGCCCCGACGGTCTCGCTGTACGTCAACGACTACAACGCGCCCGCCCGCGCCGCCTACCGCCGGGTCGGCTTCGAAGAGGTCGACACGTTCATGTCGATCCTGTTCTGA
- a CDS encoding DUF3037 domain-containing protein: MSHTVFEYAVIRVIPRPERGEAMNVGVVVYCRNKDFLGCRTHVDEDRLRALDPSLDLAGVRSALHAVECVCRGGEVAGQAAAEPPGSRFRWLTAPRSTVVQPGPVHAGLTDDPAAELERLLHLLVR, from the coding sequence ATGAGCCACACGGTGTTCGAGTACGCGGTGATCCGGGTGATCCCCCGTCCCGAACGGGGCGAGGCGATGAACGTGGGCGTGGTCGTCTACTGCCGCAACAAGGACTTCCTCGGCTGCCGCACCCATGTGGACGAGGACCGCCTGCGGGCGCTGGACCCGAGCCTGGACCTGGCCGGGGTGCGGTCGGCCCTGCACGCCGTGGAGTGCGTGTGCCGGGGCGGCGAGGTGGCCGGGCAGGCCGCCGCCGAACCGCCCGGCAGCCGGTTCCGCTGGCTGACCGCCCCGCGCAGCACGGTCGTGCAGCCGGGCCCGGTGCACGCCGGCCTCACCGACGACCCCGCCGCCGAGCTGGAACGGCTGCTGCACCTGCTGGTGCGCTGA
- a CDS encoding HipA family kinase encodes MLPLVTATRYVAPLREGGSLPGLVEADDLGTYVMKFTGAGQGRKALVAEIIAGELARRLGFRMPDLVVIDLDPVIARHEPDPDVQDLLKASVGWNLGVDFLPGSLGYDPLGWTADPDLASRLLWLDAFIGNVDRSWRNPNLLVWHGRVWLIDHGASLYFHHAWANAAKLVLRPYDVDDHVMVPYATRLKDAEEELLPRITGDLLDEVTALVPDAWLADEPGFADPGEVRAAYRDLLLARAAEPRAWLPDLSAGGRRPSPGPKPGANRPGWLGGPVR; translated from the coding sequence GTGCTGCCTCTAGTCACCGCGACCCGATACGTGGCGCCGCTGCGCGAGGGCGGGTCGCTGCCCGGGCTCGTGGAGGCCGACGACCTCGGCACCTACGTCATGAAGTTCACCGGTGCGGGCCAGGGCCGCAAGGCGCTGGTCGCCGAGATCATCGCCGGGGAGCTGGCCCGCCGGCTCGGCTTCCGGATGCCCGACCTGGTGGTCATCGACCTGGACCCGGTGATCGCCCGGCACGAGCCCGACCCGGACGTGCAGGACCTGCTCAAGGCCAGCGTCGGCTGGAACCTGGGGGTGGACTTCCTGCCCGGCTCGCTCGGCTACGACCCGCTGGGCTGGACCGCCGACCCCGACCTGGCGTCCCGGCTGCTGTGGCTGGACGCGTTCATCGGGAACGTGGACCGCAGCTGGCGCAACCCGAACCTGCTGGTCTGGCACGGCCGGGTGTGGCTGATCGACCACGGCGCCAGCCTGTACTTCCACCACGCCTGGGCCAACGCCGCCAAGCTGGTGCTGCGGCCCTACGACGTGGACGACCACGTGATGGTGCCGTACGCGACCCGGCTCAAGGACGCCGAGGAGGAGCTGCTGCCGCGGATCACCGGGGACCTGCTGGACGAGGTCACCGCGCTGGTGCCGGACGCCTGGCTGGCGGACGAGCCGGGCTTCGCGGACCCCGGGGAGGTCCGCGCCGCCTACCGAGACCTGCTGCTGGCCCGTGCCGCGGAGCCCCGCGCCTGGCTGCCCGACCTGTCGGCGGGCGGCCGCCGCCCCTCCCCCGGTCCCAAGCCCGGCGCGAACCGACCCGGCTGGCTGGGAGGGCCGGTCCGATGA